TGATAATAACTTTAAATgcttaaattgattttaaaatgaaaatattttttaagaacATTCATAcaaagtattttttaaaaatactttttatgtcccgtaaaacataaaaaaatgacCATGTTTAATTAAAAAGTACTGAGGAACGGAAATTTGGTTGCTCATTGAGGAGCAAATGGGCTAAGCCGAAGCCGAATGTGTTATAAAAACTTGAATTCAAATTCGaattggtttaaatttttaagctCGAGCTCGACTTAAAATTCGAATCGATCTCAACTAATTCGCGAGTAACCCAATTCGCTAAGTACCATGATATTAGAAACAGTCTCTAAACTACACAATACTAATTGCCTTCACTTAACAAAAAGACAGGTTTTAGCAAAAGAACTCTACCATGTTATTGATAGAAATTACAAGCAAACCCAGGCATTTCAGCCTCAAAATGGTTCTGTTTCTGAAATGAGAGATTATTCTACCATTCTTAAAGATCTAACGGATTTAATAAACGTCTGAATAAACGATTACCTTACAACTTTCTGACCCTTTTGGAAATCTCTTTGACAGTTTGGTCACCTTCCTATGCAGACGCCCTGAATTCGCAATGCAAGTGATGGTCATATTCTCCAACACTAATGCATTCTTCAACAAAAGCTCCACTGCCTGCAATGCTTTCTCATTTCCAGAGAATTTTTCAATCGTAATGCTCTTCACCTCATTCAATAGACAATGCGGCACTGGGTTCATTAGATCGTCATTTTTCGAGAAATCTGACAGAAGACTTATTCCCTACATAGCCACATAATATATGTAATGTTTCAGCAATAGAGAAAACAACATGTGGAAAGACAATAAAATGTTGGACGCAATGCCCATAACCTTACCTCATTAAAATCAAGGGTCTTGAGATAATGAGAGCATCGCAGCAACTTCAATAGAGGTTTACAATCTAAATTCACTGATCGAATTTCCAACTGCAAATGAGCTAAACGCTGGAACATAGGGATATAGGGAAGGAGTTCTTCTGCATCAGAGAGAATCTACAGGAAAAAGGTcaagaacaaataaaaatttatagaccgcaaataaaaaattattgaacacAAATAAGAAGTGCAAAATAAAGAAAGCATGCTTGACTAAAGAGATTACAAATTGAATAGAAAACACACCTTCATGATTTCATCTATAAGAATTAGTTTCTCAGCATTAGCCAGTCCATTCATGAGCTTATATGCTTTATGGGCAAAAAAATTTCCTCTTCCACCATTGTAAGCAACATCTAGGTGAACATTTTCTATTGCGGGTGAGTTATAAATACAATACTCATTTTCTAGAGCACCACAATAAGTAAAGGACTTTAAGTTATTAGTTCCAAAAATTGCAACTTGACAACCATCTATATTGCTTGGATTTGATCCAAATCCAAAGAATGTATACTCGATAATTTCTAAGCTCTGGAGCATGGGGGCAGAGATGCTCAAAGAAGAGAGCTTTGTCCAATTGCATTCGCAAAATTCCAGCTTCT
This region of Mercurialis annua linkage group LG1-X, ddMerAnnu1.2, whole genome shotgun sequence genomic DNA includes:
- the LOC126658881 gene encoding F-box protein At4g09920-like, which produces MSEASRFKRPRESDETGNEGDANMKNLNNLPDHVLVDIISRLKMKEAIRTSVLSKRWEYLWTSKSDFEFKEGCNDKRYFKSIVDGALASHNSSSINEFRLSCKVRRDGSHIKTWVCAAVKRNVHLVHITLNSGLVLPSCLLTCATLTSLCLNLRSTLSVPTSVCLSALKFLDLACVKFSVDNSIQKLLSGCPVLEKLEFCECNWTKLSSLSISAPMLQSLEIIEYTFFGFGSNPSNIDGCQVAIFGTNNLKSFTYCGALENEYCIYNSPAIENVHLDVAYNGGRGNFFAHKAYKLMNGLANAEKLILIDEIMKILSDAEELLPYIPMFQRLAHLQLEIRSVNLDCKPLLKLLRCSHYLKTLDFNEGISLLSDFSKNDDLMNPVPHCLLNEVKSITIEKFSGNEKALQAVELLLKNALVLENMTITCIANSGRLHRKVTKLSKRFPKGSESCKVIVYSDVY